In Pirellulales bacterium, the genomic stretch TTCATTCGTGCTGGGCACGCGGTACGTGGCTTGGGCCACCAGTTCGTCGCCCGCATTTTGCAGCTCGACCACGAAGTCATCGGCGGAATACTTGTCGCGGCGATGGATCACCGCGAACATCTCACGCATCGCTTGCTGCACCCGCCGGCCATAGGCCCGATTGCGGGAGTTGGGATGCTCGACCAGAAAGCGGATGTCGCGGAGCAGATGCGCCAAACAGAATTGCACCAGGACGCCAAAGTCGTTCATGTACTTGCGGTAGGCGCTGAAGTAGTCGCACCCGAGCACGCCCTTGAACTCCTCCCCCAACACGTCGACCAACACCTCCGACGACCGCGACGGGTCGATCTTGAACAACGTGAAGCTGGCGGCGCGAAAGCACCAGGTCCACAACCGTTGGGCATATTCCTTGTGCCCCGTCTCGTCGACGTTGAGTACCGCCTGTTGGGTCACGGCGTCCAGCAATTCCTCGTAGGCCCCGTCGAGACTGTCGGCCACTTTGGCACAAACATTGCGCAGGTGCCCGCGACTGACCGTCACGCCCACCACGTCGCGGAGGAATTTGCGGATCGTGGTGAACGAACAATGGCAACCTCCTTTGAGAAAGGCAACCAGCGCGGTCAAGCGGGGACCGATCAGCCCGGCATGGCGAATCGCCGTGGGAATCTCGGCATAGTGAACCTTCTGGCAGCAGGGACAAAAACCGGCGTGCCCACGATGTTCGCTGATCTCGATGGGCGTGGCAACGATTTCCACCTGCTGGACGACGCGCGGCTCGACCTTCCGCGACCGGAGCTCGCCGCCGCAGTCGGGGCAATGCGTCAGACAATAATCGAACGTATGGTCGATTTCGTCGGGAGCAAACCGAGTCCGCTCGTGTCGCGGATGACCGGGCTGCGCTCCGCGTTTCCGTTTGCCGCCATTGGCGACGGCGGGCCGCGGCGGTTTGACCAAGTCACTGGAAGGCGGCTTGGAGGAATTCGCCGAGTTCTTGTTGGCCTTGGCCAACTCGGCTTCCAGAACGGCCAAGCGTTGCTCCAGGCCTTCAACGCGTCGCTGAAGGACTTCGCAATTCGGGCACGGCTTGTCGGCGGGCTGCGTCATAGCGCCGCCAAGTTACCCGATCACCTACAAAACCTCGAATACCGATTTACCCAAAAATCCGTGAACGCTTACAAGATTTGCCCGGACATCTGCATTACGCGCCGGGCCGTCTCCAGAGCCCCCCTCCCTTCAACGACGCGGAGCATAGCGAGAACCTCCGGTGCGGTGATGTCTGCGATCGGCCTTTGGCCCAGCTTCGGAAGGATGTGCTCTTCGAGACGGTTGTGTCCTTCCGGCAAGCGTGAAAAAACGGGTGCCCCTGCGGCCGACAAGGGTGCGGCGGGGAATGCTGGCGAGGGGTCGCGGCAGTTGGAGACGCCGGCGAGTTGCGGTCGGCCCGCAGATGGCGTGAGATTTCCGGTCCGTTTCCAGCCGGTGCCGGGTGCCTCCGCCAGGAATCGACGGC encodes the following:
- a CDS encoding IS66 family transposase, which translates into the protein MTQPADKPCPNCEVLQRRVEGLEQRLAVLEAELAKANKNSANSSKPPSSDLVKPPRPAVANGGKRKRGAQPGHPRHERTRFAPDEIDHTFDYCLTHCPDCGGELRSRKVEPRVVQQVEIVATPIEISEHRGHAGFCPCCQKVHYAEIPTAIRHAGLIGPRLTALVAFLKGGCHCSFTTIRKFLRDVVGVTVSRGHLRNVCAKVADSLDGAYEELLDAVTQQAVLNVDETGHKEYAQRLWTWCFRAASFTLFKIDPSRSSEVLVDVLGEEFKGVLGCDYFSAYRKYMNDFGVLVQFCLAHLLRDIRFLVEHPNSRNRAYGRRVQQAMREMFAVIHRRDKYSADDFVVELQNAGDELVAQATYRVPSTNEAQNLAERFARHGTSYLRFITTPGIEPTNNLAEQAIRFVVIDRLVTQGSRSEAGRRWLERIWSTMATCAQQ